The Quercus lobata isolate SW786 chromosome 4, ValleyOak3.0 Primary Assembly, whole genome shotgun sequence genome segment TAACCCAAACACCCCATAGGATGAAATTTCATTTCTGCTCTCAGCAGCCACTAGCATCGGACCAAACACACCACCAAACACAAGTGCTTGTCTCACTAACGAAGTAGCTGAGTTCCTCACACAAGTAGGGAACAACTCTATTGTGAATATGAGTAATATATTGAAGGCAGTAGATGCACTGAAGAAAGATATTAGCTCAAGTCCAATTTGGAATCTTGCCCACACCTGGCCTTTCAAAGCACACATGACACTAAAAATCCCACTGATCATTGTGAAAGCAAGCACCGAAATTTTTCTGTTCAACTTACCTATAAGCAAGATAGTGACCAATGAAGATGGTAGCTCAGATAAGGCATTGAATGTGACACTCAAGTAGAGATTGAATGACAAGTTTCCTAGGCCTAATGGCATGCCATAGTACACCATTCCAATCCCAAAACCTATCACCATAACCGGTAACAGCCTTCTAAAAGCCCATCTTTTCTGCACCAACATCTTAATAGTTGAGTAAACATTCCCATTATTGCATGTTTCTTGTTCAAACGAAACCCCAGAGAAGCTCCAAGTTAAATAACCACTATGGCTAGGTGGTGCAATGCTTTTCAATGTGGCCACCGCTTCTTCTTTACGCCCACGCACAAATAGCCATCTAGGTGACTCATGAACAAAGAAGTGAACTAACATAGAATACAAGATTCCTGGGATAGAAGTCCATACATAGAGATACCTCCAAGAAGAACCTCTATTCAAATAAGCTATAGCTGGTAGTGATAAGAACCCTATTGTGAAACAAAAGAATCCTATCACTCCCACTTCGCCTCGCCATCTTTTCCCCACAAGCTCAGTTGTTAACACAAGTGCACAAGTTCCAATCGTTGCACggcaaaacccacaaaccaattTTAAAGCTGAGTAAACCCATATATTGGTGGAGAAGATAGTAAGCAAAGCAGATAGAGACATAGTTAGGCATGAGAGAAAGAGCAAGTTTTTGCGACCAAGTGAGGAATCAGCAAGTGTGGCAAGAACAAGTCCACCCACTAGACAACCCATGAAGAAAGAAGATGCAGGCAAGCCAGTGATAATGGAGGCAGCACACTCTAAGTTCCATTCTGATATAATTGAAGTATGGGAAGGCCTATCCCATGCCCATGAATTCTTCGGAAGATAGCAAATGTTGGAGATAGAGTTGCAACCATGTTGATGAGTAGTACAGTGCCATGTTGGGTGTGCATCAGTGAAGACAGTAATGAATGTTTGTTGTGCATCAAATATCCATGCACTTGATACAAGTAGTGCTTGGAGGAATTGAGCCCATCCAAAATCTCCTATACATCTTTCAATGGTGGAATCAAGAGATGGATGGTGTTTTTCTAGAGGTGGAGGAGTGCTTTCTGACTTGACTGAGTTGGGTTGGGAGAGAAGTGGTGTTGAATCGGCCATTTGTAACTATGTTTATTATAAGGCAGGGTTGAGGTGTAAGAGGAACGTGAATGAATAAAGGCTTTTATAGTTGTTTTAGGAAGGGGAGAGTATAGTGTGTGCCACGTCAAGCAGCTATGATTGGCACATAACCTAAccttggtaaaatattttatttgagtaGTGTGGGTTTAAAATATGGACATTGTCGTATCAAATATCAATTGTAgatatatatgttaaataatTGATATAAATAAATGATCTTAGAAAGATCaactataatttttaaattctgGTTGGATCTAATATGTTAAATAACATTTATTTCGTTTGTCTACTACTGATTTATTAAAACTTTCCCTCAAACACAAGAACCAACCTAGCCATGACAAAGACAGCCTCATTAACATGTGCAGCCTACAATTTCTATCTTCTAGCAATCTCAGATGAGAACAAAACAACTTGCACTAAGTACCATATGaaacaagtaaaaaattatttagcaaTGAGCATAAAAACACTATACTAGCCCACAGATCAAGAGCTTATCATGGTTTTATTTAAGACCCTTACCACTGTTTGGATGGAATGAAAAAGGAGGGaggataatttaatttttgtagccTGTAGGACCCATAATTTTTCTTGGTTTGGTTGACATGAGATAGGCTGATGTGGATCCACGGTTTTGTTATCAGCCCAAACTGGGGGAAAAGACAGGGGAAGAGAGAGACTTAGTAGGTCCCCCAAgtgttttaatatttaatttatctaatAACATGCATGGGAACAAATCGGAAAACATACTACTTTTTCCCCTTTATATtaagttttcatattttcttcatttctttcctttttatatcttaaaacttgaaagaaaattattttcttttccatttcctTAGCTCCCTTCCGTTCCCTTCCCTTCCcttcctcttcttttctctttcctcttgtCCCTTACACAatgcctttctttttctttaaaaaatgtaaacaaagaGCAAATGAAATACCAAGTTAAATCCTGAAACCATTACTCACTATATATGCAGATGCAGGTATCATCAGCCTCCTACATTTCAAGCCCTGGGCGCAAACAGTTAACAGTAAAATCAATACAAGCAGTGCAATCACTAAAACATAAACTTGCAAAAGCTTCTTGAGTTAAAACTTAATGTGAACACGCTGCTTCAATATGGTTGGCGGATCAGACGCCGTAATGCATACATAGCAAAATTATTACAAGAATAATGTAATCCCCGAAATTAACTTGAGCAACAATTGCTAAAGACAGTAGAAAAGCTACAGAGCAAAATCCTTAAAACAAGGTATTAAAATTATTACCATAATAAAAACTGTTTGTCAAAGCATGACGAGGATGGTTGACCTCACCTACCAATTCACTTCTAAGAATGATCTTAACCATCGAGCAGCTTGAAACAGGGTATAAAAATggcaaaatgtgttttcagaGCTTATGTGTATTGCTGGGAAACCTCCCTCACTAATTTGTCCATGAACTGGCATTTCTTGTCAAATCCCCAGCCAGGGTTGCTCTGCATTGTAAGAGTTTTATGAGAATCTCAAACATCCAAGCAACACATTCcatcaaaacagattttttgTTGGTTTCCCACTTTGTAAATCAACCATACCACATCAAGGTAGTCATTTAGTAgcattattaaaatttctttcaCCATTCAAAAATCACATAGAAAGTTACTATatgaattaataaaatattacttgATCAACTAAACAAGGTCTCCAAAAAGACCAGTCCAGATCATCCTTTTAATactcaaaaaaaatgaaaccgaATCAATACTGGCCTTAACATGTCAACTTTTGAAGGACTGACTTTTGCCTTAGCCTTCTACCCTCTGCATAtgaattctttttcctttttttttggataagttgaactatttttcctttctcacaTGCAggcaaaaagaagagaaaaggcaTCACTGCCAACATCCTGACAAGGAAAATCATCTtttgtcttttaaaaaataatcattgcCAACATCCTAATTAAGAAATTTTGCCTCTACCTGCAAAACCTGATCCACCCAACTGACCTGGACCCACCCAAAGGATCATCGATAGGCACCATCAAATGGCCAATTGAAATCAGGTGTGCATCTCCAAAAATCGTGTTTGCAGGCAGATGGTGAGTTTAACGCAATTTCACCTGAGTGGCAGGTGACACCAAACCCGGACCAACTTAACCCAGGGGCCAGGGCACCCCTACTTACCAGCACACTACCATAGTGAGTTTTTTCTACATGATTATATTTCAGTTTCTCTGACAGAATTAAAATTTCATCTCTCAGATCATATAGCTGTAATTTGAAACAAACAGACGTTAACCCATGGTAAATAACTCCCATAAATCTAGTCAAGCATTTAACAAAAACCATTTTTCCCAAAATTCTTATTAAAACTTTTACCATGATTTAAatatccacatttttttttatataagtaaaaatAAGTGATTAGTGTTTTACTCTGGTCATCAAATGTACAATAAAATCCACATTTATGAAacttttccccaaaaaaaaaaatcgcataaacacacaaattttaagaaaaaggaattttaGATCTGAataaacacataaacacacatctaagtaattaataaagttttctGAAAACTAGAATTACTTCATGTTCACGATGATCTCACAAAGtaacttaaaaaattacaaagaatcaAACAGAGGATCTAAGAAAATTGTGAAACTCAAAGATGGAAGTACAATGAGTAAAACTCCAAACCCAAGACCACTCAAACAAActtcaaatcaataaaaatttcaagTGATCTAGAGATCTCTCAATATCCTCAAACGTGTGGGAATTGCACTCCTTCCACACTAACCacattaaacatttttttttttttttgagagactAACCACATTAAACATGATGGCACTACATTCCAAATTTCTGAAGAATGCTTCCCAAACCAATTCCTCCACCTAAATAAAAGGGATGTTACTGTTAGAGGCATCACCCACTGAACTCCAAATATGTTAAGAACTTCACACCACAGCATAAGTAACATCCCAATGAAGCAGTAAATGGTTCACTATTTTCCTGCTACACTAAAGAGAAGTCCTACTTAACAAGACTACTTTACCCCAAACTACCGTCAACAAAGAGAAAGACACACTCTTAGGGGCCTTAACACACCATATACTCTTGCAAGGGAAAATATT includes the following:
- the LOC115987167 gene encoding organic cation/carnitine transporter 3-like, which gives rise to MADSTPLLSQPNSVKSESTPPPLEKHHPSLDSTIERCIGDFGWAQFLQALLVSSAWIFDAQQTFITVFTDAHPTWHCTTHQHGCNSISNICYLPKNSWAWDRPSHTSIISEWNLECAASIITGLPASSFFMGCLVGGLVLATLADSSLGRKNLLFLSCLTMSLSALLTIFSTNIWVYSALKLVCGFCRATIGTCALVLTTELVGKRWRGEVGVIGFFCFTIGFLSLPAIAYLNRGSSWRYLYVWTSIPGILYSMLVHFFVHESPRWLFVRGRKEEAVATLKSIAPPSHSGYLTWSFSGVSFEQETCNNGNVYSTIKMLVQKRWAFRRLLPVMVIGFGIGMVYYGMPLGLGNLSFNLYLSVTFNALSELPSSLVTILLIGKLNRKISVLAFTMISGIFSVMCALKGQVWARFQIGLELISFFSASTAFNILLIFTIELFPTCVRNSATSLVRQALVFGGVFGPMLVAAESRNEISSYGVFGLVIGCCGLFAVCLPETRGRTICDTMDEEEHKEKAACNSVGDVLA